The following is a genomic window from Emcibacter nanhaiensis.
CGGCAGGCCGAAGGCAGCCACTTCGCGGATCTGGTCATGTTCCTGCAGCAGGTGCTCCAGCTCGGCGCAGGAAATATTTTCGCCGCCGCTCAGCACCATGTCCTTGATGCGGCCGGTGATAAAGATGAAGCCTTCCTTATCCACATAGCCGAAGTCGCCGGAATGCAGCCAGCCATCCTGCATCATCGCAGCAGTGGCCTCTGGATCATCCCAGTAGCCGTCAAAGGCGGCCGCACTCCTGATCAGGATTTCCCCGCATTCGCCGGTCGGTAGGTTGTGTCCCTGGTCGTCAATGACCCGGATCTGGACACTGGGCAGGATCCGTCCTGCGGACAGGGCCCGGTTCAGGTAATCATCGCCGGTGTTGGTGGCGATGGTGCCGCCAACTTCGGTCATACCATAGCCGGTGCCGAGCACGGTGCGGGGAAAGGCGGCCTGCAGGCGCGCCACCCCATCCGGGGTTTCCGGGGCGCCGCCGATACCAAGGGCCACCAGGCTGTCCAGATTGTGGTTGTTGCGGTCGGGATGATGCAGCACATCCCACATCATGGCCGGCACGCCGGACAGGGAGGTGATGCCTTCTTTTTCCACCAGCGACAGGACCTCGCCCACATCCCATTTGGGCACCATGATGATCCGTCCACCGATCTGCAGGTTCATCAGGAAGACGGCGTGGGACGCGGCCACATGGAACAGGGGGAAGGCCAGCAGGGCCGTAGGCTGGAAATCCATAGTGGGGTCCGGTGTGATCCCGGCTTTGAGCATTTTCTGGTAAATGGCGCCGCCGACCATATAGCCGCTGAAGGCAAGATTTTTCAGGGACTGGGCGATGGCGCCATGCCGGAACAGGGCGCCGCGGGCGTTGCCGGTGGTGCCTGAGGTAAACATGATCAGCGCCGGATCATCAGTAGACGGGCAAGGGGTCGGCCAGTTGTCTCCGTCTTCCACCTCTTTCAGAAGTGTGTGATAGCCAGGATAGCCGGCAACTTGGTCTTGATCGGTGCCGCCGACAATTAAATCGCATTTGACCGGGCCTTCGCCGAGCAGCCGGTCAAGACGGCGCGGATCAATGAACACCAGTTTCGGGCTGACGTGGTTGAGCGCCTGTTGCAGTTCCTCGCCGCGGCCCCAGCTGTTAACCGCCACGGCAATGGCGCCAAGCCCGGTCACGGCCGCAAAGGCGGTCAGCCACTGCGGGTTATTCTGCATGATGATAGCAACCCGGTCGCCGGGGCTGACAGCATATCTTTCCTGCAGGAGGTGGGCGAGCTCCCTCACTTCGCCGAAAAATTCACCGTAGCTGTAACGCTTGCCCTCAAAGACAAGGAAGGGGCGGTCGCCGTAGGCGGCAGCATGATCATAGAGATGCCGCAGGCTGGGCCAGACTTTTTTGAAAGCCGGGCCGCTATAGCCATCCTGTTCAATTCGGGTGATTTCATAATCCCCGCCGGGGCCGAAGATATCCGGCTCACTCATGCGATTGCCTCCCTGGGTCGCTGTTGTTTAAACTGTGACCCTGCCTGTAGCAGGATTGTTTTACGCAATCTTATAGGTGTTAGGGGTGATTATCAATAAAAAAACAAAAAATAAGTCATTAAAATACTTAAAAACGTAATTATAATTGAAAAATATTACGCAACTTGATAATAAGGTGCCATATGGAAGACAAGACGGCGGATATCACGGGAGGATCGGGTCGTGGAAATTTTTGAAAGCTGGACCTTGGCCGGCAAGACATTGCGCAATCGTATTATTAAAACCGCCACGTTCGAGGGTATGTGCCCCGGCGGCAAAGTGACTGACCGCCTGATAGAATTTCATCGCCGCCATGCCGAGGGCGGGGTGGCGATCTCAACCGTGGCTTACGGCGCCGTGTCCCGCGATGCGCGCACCTTTAATGACCAGATTGTCCTGGAAGAGGAGAATTTCGACGATCTTTGTCGTCTGACGGCGGCGATTCGTAACGAGGGGGCCATTGCTTCGATCCAGCTGGCCCATGCCGGTGGTTTTACCCAGGCCTCGGGGCGCTCAAGCTGGGTCTCCAAGGGGCCGAGCGGCGGGCTCAATACCTATGGCATGATGTCCGGTTATCCGATTGCCGTGCCCATGTCTTATGCGGACATGGACCGTACAGTTGAAGACTATGGCCGGGCCGCGGCACTGGCCAAGCGGGCCGGGTTCGAGGCGCTGGAAATTCACATGGGGCACGGCTATATGATTTCCCAGTTCCTCAGCCCCGCCACCAACAAGCGCAAGGATGAATATGGCGGCAGTCTGGAGAACCGGCTGCGCCTGCCGTTGCGGATTGTGAAGGCGGTACGGGACGCGGTGGGCGAGGATTTCCCGCTGCTGGCCAAAACCAACTTGTCCGACGGTTTCAAGACCGGTCTGCAGATCGACGAGGCGGTGGAGATCGCCCGGGCGCTGGAGGCGGCCGGGATCAATGCCCTGGTCATGTCCGGCGGCTTTGTTTCCAAAACGCCCATGTATCTGTTCCGGGGCGACAGCCCGCTTGCGGAAATGGTGGCGGCGGAGAAGAACCTTATCCGCAAATGGATGCTGAAGCTGGGCGGGGCGCAGGTGTTCCGGCCCATGAAATTCGAGGAAAATTATTTCCGCGACCAGGCGCTGAAAGTGAGGGCGGCGGTGGACATGCCGCTGGTGCTGCTGGGCGGTGTGCGCACCAGGGAGAATATGGAAGAGGCGCTCGGCGACGGTTTCCAGGCCGTGGCCATGGGCCGGCCATTGCTGCATAATCCGGACCTGCCCAACCAGATCAAATCCGGCATGGTGGGCAACGGCTACTGCACCAACTGTAATCTTTGTGTCGGCAAGATGGATACGCCTGAGGGAGTCCATTGCGTGCTGACCGGGGAGCCGATGGGTATTCAGGTGACGCCTGCGGCGTGAGCCCCGGCGCGACGGCCGGAAAAGACGCAGTCGGCGACGGACAATCCGCTCACATAGGCATTTGAGGCAATACCGACGGCCGTGCGACCGGCCGCGTAAAGACCTTTGATCTCGGTGCCGTCTTCTCGCAGCACCTCACCGGTCTCCTCGTTAACCTGGAGGCCGCCCAGCGTCAGGGTCGGGCAGGGCAGCACCTTGTTGTCCAGCGACACGTCAATGGCATAATAGGGCCCCTTGCTCATATCCTGCATATCCGTGACCGGTTTGCCGAAGTCATCCTCCTTCTCGCCCCGGACGGTGGCATTGTAGTTTTCCAGGGTCTCGCGCACTGTGGCCGGATCCATGCCGACCTTCACCGCCAGCTCCTCGATGGTTTTTCCCTTGTTCGCCTTGAACATCATACTGATGAAGGCGGGAATATACTGGAAGGCCCGGGCCCGCCACGGCAGGATCTGTCTCAGTGCCCGCCATTTCAATGTGCTGTTGATGATCAGGGTCGTCCGCCCGTCGGCCCTGAGGCACATGGCGTCGCCGATGGCGGCCCCATAGAGGGTCTCATCCACATATCGCGCCCCTTGATCATTGACAATCATACCGGTGGCCCAGGCATGGGGCGGGTTGATGAAGCGCCAGGCGGTAATGCGGTCCATGTTTCCGGTTGCCCCACCAACCGACTGGCCGAGCGCAATGCCGCTGCCATTGCAGCCCGAGGTG
Proteins encoded in this region:
- a CDS encoding NADH:flavin oxidoreductase; translated protein: MEIFESWTLAGKTLRNRIIKTATFEGMCPGGKVTDRLIEFHRRHAEGGVAISTVAYGAVSRDARTFNDQIVLEEENFDDLCRLTAAIRNEGAIASIQLAHAGGFTQASGRSSWVSKGPSGGLNTYGMMSGYPIAVPMSYADMDRTVEDYGRAAALAKRAGFEALEIHMGHGYMISQFLSPATNKRKDEYGGSLENRLRLPLRIVKAVRDAVGEDFPLLAKTNLSDGFKTGLQIDEAVEIARALEAAGINALVMSGGFVSKTPMYLFRGDSPLAEMVAAEKNLIRKWMLKLGGAQVFRPMKFEENYFRDQALKVRAAVDMPLVLLGGVRTRENMEEALGDGFQAVAMGRPLLHNPDLPNQIKSGMVGNGYCTNCNLCVGKMDTPEGVHCVLTGEPMGIQVTPAA
- a CDS encoding class I adenylate-forming enzyme family protein translates to MSEPDIFGPGGDYEITRIEQDGYSGPAFKKVWPSLRHLYDHAAAYGDRPFLVFEGKRYSYGEFFGEVRELAHLLQERYAVSPGDRVAIIMQNNPQWLTAFAAVTGLGAIAVAVNSWGRGEELQQALNHVSPKLVFIDPRRLDRLLGEGPVKCDLIVGGTDQDQVAGYPGYHTLLKEVEDGDNWPTPCPSTDDPALIMFTSGTTGNARGALFRHGAIAQSLKNLAFSGYMVGGAIYQKMLKAGITPDPTMDFQPTALLAFPLFHVAASHAVFLMNLQIGGRIIMVPKWDVGEVLSLVEKEGITSLSGVPAMMWDVLHHPDRNNHNLDSLVALGIGGAPETPDGVARLQAAFPRTVLGTGYGMTEVGGTIATNTGDDYLNRALSAGRILPSVQIRVIDDQGHNLPTGECGEILIRSAAAFDGYWDDPEATAAMMQDGWLHSGDFGYVDKEGFIFITGRIKDMVLSGGENISCAELEHLLQEHDQIREVAAFGLPDDRLGEIPAVAIIPSPGSSLSESDVQDYVAAHLAHFKVPKQVIFTDQPFPRTALGKIIKPDLLKQLGL